In a single window of the Perca flavescens isolate YP-PL-M2 chromosome 18, PFLA_1.0, whole genome shotgun sequence genome:
- the cep57l1 gene encoding centrosomal protein CEP57L1, whose protein sequence is METYNDQTLDSPSKNSYIGSYYQPPDRIAIARQLEFSAHSYISMEPRMTSPRASQTKLNIDSTAVVDALKTLQEKIRRLELERKQAEKSYSQFSHDAQRHQQVTASYTVPSQPAASLPETDKPSRKELDSKLQSAESRCNVLEKQLDYMRKMVENAKKERKALMENQASLQKQQPSSSNTQPQQEKLEKLESECLKLSRTQTLAETKLAILEQKLLKEEHERKLVQEKAEELQKELEINFQLSGPTTEETKPKKKTKKTTKKTSRQNEVASPNGPRHTKMPFVAGTSTSPSHSVHANIQGILHMMKHHQPQLCERVSALHRSGCAAKKSLQKDFAPSSTTFHNPDREPDRADQSLGSLSDLLLALQDELGQMSFEHQELAHQIDATQHLEQRRDLQRELERLVARMEEKGAQITKLRKHQQTVHKWTQSQPCAEENTAKKLSGIKPPVPSLVKAKKKGKKGGITHDNLQLLRETQKFRNSLKQDDLSWET, encoded by the exons ATGGAGACTTATAACGATCAG ACTTTAGACTCACCCTCCAAAAACAGCTACATTGGGAGCTATTACCAGCCTCCAGACCGGATAGCAATAGCAAGACAGCTGGAGTTCTCTGCCCACTCATACATCAGCATGGAGCCGCGGATGACCAGCCCTCGGGCGTCTCAAACCAAACTTAATATTGACAGCACAG CTGTTGTTGATGCACTGAAGACTCTCCAGGAGAAAATCAGACGATTGGAGCTGGAAAGGAAGCAAGCAGAGAAGAGCTATAGTCAGTTCTCCCATGATGCTCAGAGGCATCAACAGGTCACAGCATCTTACACGGTGCCCAGTCAACCAGCTGCCAGCCTGCCTGAGACAGATAAGCCTAGCAGGAAAG AGCTGGACTCAAAGCTGCAGTCTGCAGAGTCTCGCTGTAACGTTCTTGAGAAGCAGCTGGACTACATGAGGAAGATGGTTGAAAATGCTAAGAAGGAGAGGAAAGCCCTCATGGAGAATCAG GCTTCACTACAGAAACAGCAGCCAAGTAGCTCAAACACCCAACCTCAGCAAGAGAAGCTGGAGAAACTTGAATCAGAGTGTCTCAAATTGAGTAGGACTCAAACTCTGGCAGAG ACAAAACTTGCCATTCTGGAGCAAAAACTACTGAAAGAAGAGCATGAGCGTAAACTTGTGCAGGAGAAAGCAGAAGAG CTGCAGAAGGAGTTGGAAATCAACTTTCAATTGTCGGGGCCAACTACTGAAGAAACAAAGCCAAAGAAGAAAACTAAAAAGACCACCAAG AAAACCTCCAGACAGAATGAGGTGGCATCACCAAACGGCCCAAGGCACACAAAAATGCCCTTTGTTGCAGGAACG TCGACAAGCCCGAGCCATTCGGTCCACGCTAACATACAAGGTATACTTCACATGATGAAGCACCATCAGCCCCAGCTGTGTGAACGAGTGAGCGCTCTGCACAGGTCTGGTTGTGCAGCCAAGAAAAGCCTCCAAAAGGACTTTGCTCCATCTTCCACCACTTTTCACAACCCTGACAGGGAGCCCGACCGAGCAGATCAGTCACTGGGCTCGCTGTCGGACCTGCTCTTGGCTCTGCAGGATGAGCTAGGACAAATGAGCTT tgaacaTCAAGAGTTGGCGCATCAGATAGATGCAACCCAACATCTCGAGCAGAGGCGGGATCTGCAGAGAGAACTGGAGAGGTTGGTCGCCAGGATGGAGGAGAAGGGAGCTCAGATTACTAAGCTCCGCAAACACCAGCAGACG GTCCATAAATGGACCCAGAGTCAGCCATGTGCTGAGGAGAACACAGCCAAGAAGTTGAGTGGGATCAAGCCACCTGTTCCCTCTCTTGTTAAGGctaagaagaaaggaaagaaaggtGGGATCACTCACGACAACCTGCAGCTTCTTAGAGAGACCCAGAAATTCAGAAACAGCCTAAAACAGGACGACCTCTCCTGGGAAACATGA